One Campylobacter concisus DNA segment encodes these proteins:
- a CDS encoding methylated-DNA--[protein]-cysteine S-methyltransferase, protein MSKAYLKSPIGILEIIASENGICEINFVDKFEKIAVKDENLKLCLDELKVYFEGRLKKFSVRLDIKTTNFRAKIYEALQKVPYGETTTYAALALAVGHKNAYRAAGSANAKNPVPIIVPCHRVLASSGLGGYSGGDGLPTKIWLLEHEAKHK, encoded by the coding sequence GTGTCAAAAGCTTACCTAAAATCGCCTATCGGAATTTTGGAGATCATCGCTAGCGAAAATGGAATTTGTGAGATAAATTTTGTAGATAAATTTGAAAAAATTGCAGTAAAAGATGAAAATTTAAAGCTTTGTCTTGATGAGTTAAAAGTATATTTTGAAGGTAGGCTTAAAAAATTTAGCGTTAGACTTGATATAAAAACAACTAATTTTAGAGCAAAAATTTACGAGGCCTTACAAAAAGTACCATACGGAGAAACGACTACATACGCAGCTCTTGCACTTGCCGTAGGCCACAAAAATGCCTACCGAGCAGCTGGATCAGCCAATGCTAAAAATCCAGTGCCTATCATCGTTCCTTGCCACAGAGTGCTAGCTAGTAGCGGTCTTGGTGGCTACTCTGGCGGAGATGGCTTGCCAACTAAAATCTGGCTTTTAGAGCATGAAGCAAAGCATAAATAG
- a CDS encoding bifunctional aconitate hydratase 2/2-methylisocitrate dehydratase, whose amino-acid sequence MSFFTDYEKHLSEREKEGVPPLALNVKQTNEVCELIKLASNSSGNKNTQSELKFIISLLETRINPGVDDAAKIKANFLGEVIDGLAVGGLDAMRAIKILGKMLGGYNVEILVRALKNSDENIARAAANELKNIILVHEYFDEIVKLSSNNKFAKEVLVSWANAEWFTHKKPIETCINAVVFKVPGETNTDDLSPASEAYTRADIPLHAKAMLVKKMPEGLEILKELKSRGKSVAYVGDVVGTGSSRKSGINSIQWHLGDEIEGVPNKKTGGIVIGTTIAPIFFNTAEDSGALPIVANVNELEMGDEIEIYPFKGEIYKLTDTEKKLVANFKLNPNTLSDEIRAGGRIPLMIGRQVTKKAREALGLGEEQIFIKPDQPKEQSGGYTLAQKMVGKACGVAGVRAGAYVEPEILTVGSQDTTGPMTRDEIKELASLSFGADFVLQSFCHTAAYPKPSDLVMHESLPKFINLRGGVSLKPGDGVIHSWLNRMVLPDMVGTGGDSHTRFPIGISFPAGSGLVAFAAVLGMMPLNMPESVLIKFKGELKEGVTLRDLVNAIPYFAIKKGLLSVEKKNKKNVFAGKILEIEGLESLKVEQAFELSDASAERSAAACVVNLSVDSVVEYVRSNIALIEAMIKAGYESRETLLRRKEKMQKWLENPTLLRADKDAKYAEILEIDLSQIDEPILACPNDPDDVATLSEILADNKRVHNIDEVFVGSCMTNIGHYRALARILEHESKLTTRLWIAPPTKMDKSTLEDEGVYEIFKRLNARTEVPGCSLCMGNQARVNDNAVVFSTSTRNFDNRMGMGAKVYLGSAELAAVCALLGRLPSVDEYKKIVKDSLGLNKDEIYKYLNFNEISEFSI is encoded by the coding sequence ATGAGCTTTTTTACCGACTACGAAAAACACTTGAGCGAGCGAGAAAAAGAGGGCGTGCCACCGCTTGCATTAAATGTCAAGCAAACAAATGAAGTTTGCGAGCTAATAAAGCTTGCCAGCAATTCTAGTGGTAACAAAAATACGCAAAGCGAGCTAAAATTTATTATAAGTTTGCTTGAAACTCGTATCAATCCCGGCGTTGATGACGCAGCGAAGATAAAGGCAAACTTTCTTGGCGAAGTGATAGATGGGCTTGCTGTTGGCGGTCTTGACGCTATGCGTGCTATTAAAATTTTAGGCAAGATGCTTGGCGGATACAATGTAGAAATTTTGGTGCGAGCTCTAAAAAATAGCGATGAAAATATCGCGCGTGCTGCAGCAAATGAGCTAAAAAATATCATCCTGGTGCATGAATATTTTGACGAGATAGTGAAGCTAAGCAGCAACAATAAATTTGCAAAAGAGGTGCTTGTTTCTTGGGCAAATGCAGAGTGGTTTACGCATAAAAAGCCAATTGAAACCTGTATAAACGCAGTGGTTTTTAAGGTACCAGGTGAGACAAATACTGATGACCTAAGTCCAGCGAGCGAGGCCTATACAAGGGCTGACATACCACTTCACGCAAAAGCAATGCTTGTTAAAAAGATGCCTGAGGGTTTAGAAATCCTAAAAGAGCTAAAAAGTCGTGGCAAAAGCGTGGCGTATGTTGGCGACGTGGTTGGCACTGGCAGCAGCAGAAAGAGCGGTATAAACTCGATCCAGTGGCATTTGGGCGATGAGATAGAGGGTGTGCCAAACAAAAAAACGGGTGGCATCGTGATCGGCACGACCATAGCTCCGATATTTTTTAACACAGCAGAAGACAGCGGTGCACTGCCAATAGTCGCAAACGTAAATGAGCTTGAGATGGGCGATGAGATAGAAATTTATCCATTTAAAGGCGAAATTTATAAACTTACAGACACTGAGAAAAAACTCGTAGCAAATTTCAAACTAAACCCAAATACTCTAAGCGATGAGATAAGAGCAGGTGGCAGGATACCGCTTATGATAGGACGCCAAGTGACCAAAAAGGCCAGAGAGGCCCTAGGGCTTGGCGAAGAGCAAATTTTTATAAAGCCAGATCAGCCAAAAGAGCAGAGCGGTGGCTACACGCTGGCTCAAAAGATGGTTGGCAAGGCTTGTGGCGTAGCTGGCGTGAGAGCTGGTGCCTACGTGGAGCCAGAAATTTTAACTGTTGGCTCGCAAGACACCACTGGGCCGATGACTAGAGATGAGATAAAAGAGCTTGCTAGCCTTAGTTTTGGCGCGGATTTTGTCTTGCAAAGCTTTTGTCACACGGCTGCTTATCCAAAGCCAAGCGACCTTGTGATGCACGAGAGCCTGCCAAAATTTATAAATTTACGTGGCGGGGTAAGCCTAAAGCCAGGCGATGGCGTCATCCACTCGTGGCTAAACCGCATGGTACTGCCTGATATGGTGGGTACTGGCGGCGATAGTCACACGAGATTTCCTATCGGTATCAGCTTTCCAGCGGGAAGTGGTCTAGTGGCGTTTGCAGCGGTACTTGGGATGATGCCACTAAATATGCCAGAGTCAGTTTTGATCAAATTTAAAGGAGAGTTAAAAGAGGGCGTGACACTTAGGGACCTTGTAAATGCGATACCGTATTTTGCGATCAAAAAAGGGCTTTTAAGTGTTGAAAAGAAAAATAAAAAGAATGTTTTTGCAGGTAAAATTTTAGAGATAGAAGGTCTTGAGAGTCTAAAAGTAGAGCAGGCATTTGAGCTAAGTGATGCTTCGGCTGAACGCTCGGCTGCTGCTTGTGTGGTAAATTTGAGCGTTGATAGTGTTGTGGAGTACGTTCGCTCAAACATTGCGCTGATAGAGGCGATGATAAAAGCTGGTTACGAGAGCCGCGAGACTCTGCTTAGACGAAAAGAAAAAATGCAAAAATGGCTTGAAAATCCAACTCTTTTAAGAGCCGATAAAGATGCAAAATACGCTGAAATTTTGGAGATCGATTTATCGCAGATAGATGAGCCGATTTTGGCGTGTCCAAATGACCCAGACGATGTGGCAACGCTAAGTGAAATTTTAGCCGATAACAAAAGAGTGCACAATATCGATGAAGTTTTTGTGGGAAGCTGTATGACAAATATAGGCCATTACAGGGCTCTAGCCAGAATTTTGGAGCATGAGAGCAAGCTTACAACTAGGCTTTGGATCGCACCGCCGACAAAGATGGATAAAAGCACACTTGAAGATGAAGGCGTTTATGAAATTTTTAAAAGATTAAACGCGAGGACAGAGGTGCCAGGCTGCTCGCTTTGTATGGGTAATCAAGCAAGAGTAAACGACAATGCAGTGGTCTTTTCTACATCAACTAGAAATTTTGATAACAGAATGGGCATGGGCGCGAAGGTCTATCTAGGAAGTGCCGAGCTAGCTGCCGTTTGTGCACTACTTGGGCGTTTACCAAGTGTAGATGAATATAAAAAGATAGTAAAAGATAGTCTTGGCTTAAATAAAGATGAAATTTATAAATATCTAAATTTTAATGAAATAAGCGAGTTTAGCATATAA
- a CDS encoding ankyrin repeat domain-containing protein, with protein MKKVVFFLFFSVCSLINLHALECSDLAKKESFKTTPNDLAYANEGLFYCDGSLLNLKEVKELFDASVAVRSESQSCVGDRVYKENLNKLRWLLLKASFEPEFYQKELAKPEVAEGEKDARMEYFRYWANESLFNFLKYKKFIEAYKNAQTPLVKFYESLGLDTPSAAYYATSVVNEFLTFSVGKNVNKAKILTPEQKMIAQKISFDELANLLYSKNFTTAELTNLLNIALLNEKSSDMIKEIIRRGADVNLGDETPLFFALKNIENVKILLANKADVNHKNFFGKSVLFYAVQFSDKPLCELLLKNGANVNESYIDENAKMNMINLGMTQVEDTCGLEHTNRSVFMHAAAHATPEILKLLMDNGADINATDDAGFNALDYAMKEQNEKTIKFLENFGLKPNFN; from the coding sequence ATGAAAAAAGTAGTTTTTTTTCTCTTTTTTAGCGTTTGTTCTTTGATAAATTTACACGCTTTAGAGTGCAGTGATCTTGCCAAAAAAGAGAGCTTTAAAACTACTCCAAATGATCTTGCTTACGCGAATGAAGGGCTTTTTTACTGTGATGGTTCGCTTTTAAATTTAAAAGAGGTAAAAGAGCTTTTTGATGCGAGTGTGGCTGTGAGAAGTGAGTCTCAAAGTTGCGTTGGTGATAGAGTTTATAAAGAAAATTTAAACAAGCTTAGATGGCTTTTGCTAAAAGCGTCATTTGAACCCGAGTTTTATCAAAAAGAGCTTGCAAAGCCAGAGGTTGCTGAGGGTGAAAAAGATGCTAGGATGGAGTATTTTAGATACTGGGCAAACGAGAGCTTATTTAATTTTTTAAAATATAAAAAATTTATCGAAGCTTACAAAAACGCTCAAACTCCGCTTGTAAAATTTTATGAAAGCCTTGGACTTGATACGCCGAGTGCTGCGTATTACGCAACTAGTGTGGTAAATGAGTTTTTGACATTTAGTGTTGGCAAAAATGTAAATAAGGCTAAAATTTTAACTCCTGAACAAAAGATGATCGCCCAAAAGATAAGCTTTGATGAGCTGGCAAATTTGCTTTATTCGAAAAATTTTACCACCGCTGAGCTTACAAATTTGCTTAATATTGCTCTTTTAAACGAAAAGAGTAGCGATATGATAAAAGAGATCATAAGGCGTGGAGCGGATGTAAATTTAGGTGATGAGACGCCGCTATTTTTTGCGCTAAAAAATATAGAAAATGTAAAAATTTTACTTGCAAATAAAGCTGATGTAAATCATAAAAATTTCTTTGGAAAAAGTGTGCTTTTTTATGCTGTGCAGTTTAGCGATAAGCCACTTTGTGAGCTTTTGCTAAAAAATGGTGCCAATGTAAACGAGAGTTACATAGACGAAAATGCCAAGATGAATATGATAAATTTGGGTATGACGCAAGTTGAAGATACATGCGGTCTAGAACACACAAATAGAAGTGTTTTTATGCATGCAGCAGCTCACGCAACACCAGAAATTTTAAAACTTTTGATGGATAACGGTGCTGATATAAACGCGACTGATGACGCTGGATTTAACGCGCTTGACTATGCCATGAAAGAACAAAACGAAAAGACGATCAAATTTTTAGAAAATTTTGGCTTAAAACCAAATTTCAATTAG
- a CDS encoding SDR family NAD(P)-dependent oxidoreductase gives MKKTAFVTGATSGFGEAIARRLSKEGYKIVALARREDRLKKLASELGDTHIIVADIRDKEAVFKAVESLPDKFKDIEVLVNNAGMALGLEKTIDAKVEDFEAMIDTNVKGLIYSTKAVLPLLYKQEKGYIFNLGSTAGSWPYPGSNVYGATKAFVKQFSLNLRNDLVGTNIRVTNIEPGLCKTEFSEVRFRGDKAKADSLYENTNFITSEDIATILVNCLNMPGSVNINRVEVMANTQTWAGLAIEKF, from the coding sequence ATGAAAAAGACAGCTTTTGTAACCGGTGCAACATCTGGATTTGGTGAGGCGATCGCCAGAAGACTCTCAAAAGAGGGCTACAAGATAGTCGCTCTTGCAAGGCGAGAAGATAGGCTAAAGAAGCTTGCAAGCGAGCTTGGCGATACGCATATCATCGTAGCTGATATACGCGACAAAGAAGCTGTTTTTAAGGCGGTTGAGAGCCTGCCTGATAAATTTAAGGATATCGAAGTGCTTGTAAACAATGCTGGCATGGCACTTGGACTTGAAAAGACGATAGATGCGAAGGTAGAGGACTTTGAGGCGATGATAGACACCAACGTCAAGGGTCTTATCTACTCGACAAAAGCGGTTTTGCCACTACTTTATAAACAAGAAAAGGGCTATATATTTAACCTAGGCTCGACAGCTGGCTCATGGCCATATCCTGGAAGCAACGTTTATGGTGCCACAAAGGCCTTTGTGAAGCAGTTTAGTTTAAATTTAAGAAACGATCTAGTTGGCACAAATATCAGGGTGACAAACATTGAGCCAGGGCTTTGCAAGACTGAATTTAGCGAGGTTAGGTTTAGGGGAGATAAGGCAAAGGCGGATAGTCTTTATGAAAATACAAATTTTATCACATCTGAGGATATCGCGACGATTTTGGTAAATTGTCTAAATATGCCCGGAAGTGTCAATATAAACAGGGTCGAAGTCATGGCAAATACGCAGACTTGGGCTGGGCTTGCGATAGAAAAATTTTAA
- a CDS encoding Na+/H+ antiporter NhaC family protein, translated as MRQILLLLFFSVALFGVDPEVAKRNAEIYGVFTLIPPVVAIALAFITKDVILSLFIGVFSGTFLINIINENIFMGIVKGFTGIVSRVVESMADKTDSGILLQVLCIGGVVALITKMGGTKAVALWLSKKAKTGISAQISTWLMGIFVFFDDYANALIVGPIMRPISDKFKISREKLAFIIDATAAPIAGIAIISTWVGLEVSLIEKGYELVGETGINAYSIFIETIPYRFYNLFILFFIVCTALMEREYGPMLLAERRARKGELHSGKTQIQDLEDKTLEPKEGVKLSASNAVVPLLVLVIGAFTSFYFSGLAALEGDALKNALANPLAFSTFKDTFGAADSATSLFQAALLASIVAITMGVWRKIFDVKEAISTWVKGWKTMIITVVILLLAWSLSAVIKELGTSRYLVDLLSSSTPKFILPVAVFILGSFISFSTGTSYGTMGILMPLAIPLAYAVGKNYGLDGDAMHAYMIVNISGVLTGAIFGDHCSPISDTTILSSMGAGCNHIDHVSTQMVYALSVCAVSVLVGYLPVAFGVSVWIALPCGFLAIWALVRFVGKKVEA; from the coding sequence GTGAGACAAATTTTATTATTACTTTTTTTTAGCGTTGCGCTTTTTGGTGTCGATCCAGAAGTGGCAAAGAGAAACGCTGAAATTTATGGCGTATTTACGCTTATACCACCTGTTGTGGCAATAGCACTTGCTTTTATCACAAAAGACGTTATATTGTCGCTATTTATCGGTGTTTTTAGCGGAACGTTTCTCATAAACATCATTAATGAAAACATCTTTATGGGTATCGTAAAAGGCTTTACAGGTATCGTCTCAAGGGTCGTTGAATCAATGGCTGATAAGACTGATTCGGGTATTTTGCTTCAAGTGCTTTGTATCGGTGGTGTGGTCGCACTCATCACAAAGATGGGCGGTACAAAGGCTGTTGCTCTTTGGCTTAGCAAAAAGGCAAAAACAGGTATCTCAGCTCAAATTTCAACATGGCTCATGGGAATTTTTGTATTTTTTGATGACTACGCAAATGCCTTAATAGTAGGCCCTATTATGAGACCAATAAGCGATAAATTTAAAATAAGCCGCGAAAAACTAGCCTTCATCATAGATGCTACTGCGGCACCGATCGCTGGTATTGCTATCATCTCGACATGGGTTGGCCTTGAGGTTTCACTCATTGAAAAGGGCTATGAGCTAGTTGGAGAGACTGGAATTAACGCTTATTCTATATTTATTGAGACAATTCCATATAGATTTTACAACCTTTTTATACTATTTTTTATAGTTTGTACTGCTTTGATGGAGCGTGAATACGGCCCAATGCTATTAGCTGAAAGACGTGCCAGAAAGGGCGAACTTCACTCTGGCAAAACTCAGATCCAAGACTTAGAAGATAAAACACTTGAGCCAAAAGAAGGCGTAAAACTAAGCGCCTCAAACGCTGTCGTGCCACTTCTTGTGCTAGTTATAGGCGCATTTACTAGCTTTTACTTTAGTGGTCTTGCTGCACTTGAGGGCGATGCTCTTAAAAATGCACTTGCCAATCCGCTTGCATTTTCAACATTTAAAGATACTTTTGGCGCGGCAGACTCAGCTACATCACTATTTCAAGCAGCGTTACTTGCTAGTATTGTAGCTATCACAATGGGTGTTTGGCGTAAAATTTTTGACGTAAAAGAGGCTATCAGCACATGGGTAAAAGGCTGGAAAACTATGATAATTACAGTTGTGATCTTACTTCTTGCGTGGAGTCTTAGCGCTGTTATAAAAGAGCTTGGTACATCAAGATATCTGGTTGATCTACTAAGCTCATCAACACCTAAATTTATCCTACCAGTGGCTGTTTTTATCCTTGGTTCATTTATAAGCTTCTCAACAGGAACAAGCTACGGCACGATGGGTATTTTGATGCCTTTAGCTATTCCACTAGCTTACGCTGTTGGTAAAAATTACGGCTTAGACGGAGATGCTATGCATGCATATATGATTGTAAATATATCAGGCGTACTTACAGGTGCGATCTTTGGTGATCACTGCTCTCCGATCTCGGATACTACGATACTTTCATCAATGGGTGCAGGATGTAACCACATCGACCACGTCTCTACACAAATGGTCTATGCTTTAAGCGTTTGTGCGGTGAGTGTGTTAGTCGGCTATCTACCTGTTGCATTTGGCGTTAGCGTTTGGATAGCACTTCCATGCGGATTTTTAGCGATTTGGGCATTAGTTAGATTTGTCGGTAAAAAGGTGGAAGCGTAA
- the trmA gene encoding tRNA (uridine(54)-C5)-methyltransferase TrmA — protein MDCNYLKECGSCTLFTPYDEQILFKTDLVKQNFSEFYDGKFDVFSSSPKHYRTRAEFGIWHEGSELSYTMHASEKGKRIFIDECSKVCEQISTLMPSLLKSLQESEMLRTKLFGVEFISCKSGILVTLLYHKKLDGDFESAMKILASKLDVTILARSRGQKLLSGELNLIDELDVGGQIYKFSLSENAFIQPNRAVNEKMIAWAKECMQGGADLLELYCGHGNFTIPLSFKFNNVLATEISKSSIANALKNCELNKAKNIKFLRMDADELMSAFAGVREFNRLKDINLSDFNFSHVLVDPPRAGLSESVVNFIKNFKNIIYISCNPETLKENLKELCKSHKVIKFAIFDQFANTHHIECGVLLRAKE, from the coding sequence TTGGACTGCAATTATTTAAAAGAGTGCGGCTCTTGCACTCTTTTTACTCCTTATGATGAGCAAATTTTATTTAAAACTGATCTTGTAAAACAAAATTTTTCAGAGTTTTATGATGGCAAATTTGATGTGTTTAGCTCCAGTCCAAAACACTACCGTACAAGGGCTGAGTTTGGTATCTGGCATGAAGGCAGCGAGCTTAGTTATACCATGCATGCAAGCGAAAAAGGTAAAAGAATTTTTATAGATGAGTGCTCTAAGGTTTGCGAGCAAATTTCTACTCTTATGCCAAGTTTACTTAAAAGTTTGCAAGAGAGTGAGATGCTGCGTACAAAGCTTTTTGGAGTGGAATTTATCTCTTGTAAAAGCGGCATTTTGGTTACGCTGCTTTATCACAAAAAGCTTGATGGTGATTTTGAATCGGCTATGAAAATTCTAGCTAGCAAGCTTGACGTCACCATACTTGCTAGATCTCGCGGGCAAAAGCTGCTAAGTGGCGAGCTAAATCTGATCGATGAGCTAGATGTTGGAGGTCAAATTTATAAATTTAGCCTCTCTGAGAATGCCTTTATCCAGCCAAATAGAGCCGTAAATGAAAAGATGATTGCTTGGGCAAAAGAGTGTATGCAAGGCGGTGCTGACCTCCTTGAGCTCTACTGCGGACATGGAAATTTTACTATTCCGCTTTCGTTTAAATTTAATAATGTACTTGCCACTGAAATTTCAAAGAGCTCGATCGCAAATGCCCTTAAAAACTGCGAGCTAAATAAGGCTAAAAACATCAAATTTTTGCGTATGGACGCTGATGAGCTTATGAGCGCATTTGCTGGCGTTAGGGAATTTAATAGACTAAAGGATATAAATTTAAGCGATTTTAACTTCTCTCACGTCCTTGTTGATCCGCCCCGTGCAGGACTAAGCGAAAGTGTCGTAAATTTTATCAAAAATTTCAAAAATATCATCTATATCTCGTGCAATCCAGAGACTCTAAAAGAAAATTTAAAAGAGCTTTGTAAAAGCCATAAAGTGATAAAATTTGCCATTTTTGATCAGTTTGCAAATACTCATCATATCGAGTGTGGCGTGCTACTAAGGGCAAAAGAATAA
- the ilvA gene encoding threonine ammonia-lyase, giving the protein MVSLNKIIQAKITIGHFVNKTPFALSAKLSKNLGASIYLKEENLQRTGAYKIRGAYNKIASLSDEERKRGVVAASAGNHAQGVAISAKEFGVHACIIMPESTPLLKVAGTKDLGAEVILKGDNFDEAYAFAVNYAKDKGMTFVHPFNDEYVMAGQGTVGLEMLDEISDLDIVIVPVGGGGLASGVASCIKQVNPKTKVICVGAKGAPAMFNSYGAKKSINSKSVRTIADGIAVRDASEITLANIVECVDEFVQVDDEEIATAILFLLETQKIVVEGAGAAGVAALMHDKIKFKKGAKIGVVLSGGNIDVQVLSIIIEKGLIKSHRKMTLQITLVDKPGALMSLTDSLKSANANIVKIDYDRFSTRLDYGDASITITLETKGLEHQEKIKEVLTKNGFSFTQLF; this is encoded by the coding sequence ATGGTTTCACTAAATAAAATCATCCAAGCAAAGATTACGATCGGTCATTTCGTAAATAAAACTCCATTTGCTCTGAGTGCGAAACTTAGTAAAAATTTGGGAGCAAGCATCTATCTAAAAGAAGAAAATTTACAACGAACCGGCGCATATAAGATAAGAGGCGCATACAATAAAATAGCTAGCCTAAGCGATGAGGAGAGAAAGCGTGGCGTCGTGGCTGCAAGTGCTGGCAATCACGCTCAAGGCGTTGCGATAAGTGCGAAAGAATTTGGCGTACACGCTTGTATCATCATGCCAGAATCAACCCCGCTTCTAAAGGTTGCTGGTACGAAAGACCTTGGTGCAGAGGTTATTTTAAAGGGCGATAATTTCGATGAGGCGTACGCTTTTGCGGTTAATTACGCCAAAGATAAGGGCATGACCTTTGTTCATCCATTTAACGATGAGTATGTCATGGCGGGACAAGGCACTGTTGGACTTGAGATGCTTGATGAGATAAGCGACCTTGATATAGTCATTGTCCCAGTTGGCGGCGGTGGGCTAGCTAGTGGTGTGGCTAGTTGTATAAAGCAGGTCAATCCAAAGACAAAAGTAATCTGCGTTGGTGCAAAAGGCGCTCCAGCAATGTTTAATAGCTATGGTGCTAAAAAGAGCATAAACTCAAAGTCGGTTCGCACCATAGCTGATGGCATCGCTGTGCGTGATGCGAGCGAGATCACACTGGCAAATATTGTAGAGTGCGTAGATGAGTTTGTACAAGTCGATGACGAGGAGATCGCAACTGCGATTTTGTTTTTGCTAGAGACTCAAAAGATCGTAGTTGAGGGAGCTGGCGCAGCTGGCGTGGCAGCACTTATGCATGATAAAATCAAATTTAAAAAAGGCGCAAAGATAGGCGTGGTACTAAGTGGTGGAAATATCGACGTACAGGTACTTTCTATTATCATCGAAAAGGGTCTTATCAAGTCTCACCGCAAGATGACTTTGCAAATAACGCTTGTGGATAAGCCAGGAGCGCTCATGAGTCTAACAGATAGTCTCAAATCAGCAAATGCAAACATCGTGAAAATCGACTACGACCGCTTCTCAACAAGGCTTGACTATGGCGATGCAAGCATTACGATCACGCTTGAGACAAAGGGTCTTGAGCATCAAGAAAAGATCAAAGAAGTGCTTACTAAAAACGGTTTTTCTTTCACTCAACTATTTTAA